One Chondrinema litorale genomic window, CAAGAATGCAGGCATGAAATACATTGTAATTACATCTAAACATCATGATGGTTTTGCGCTTTGGGATTCTAAAGTAAGCGAGTGGGATGTAATGGATGCTTCTCCTTATAAAAAAGACATTTTAAAAGCTTTGGCTGATGCTTGCGAGAAAGAAGGTATAAAACTGTGTTTTTATCATTCTATTATGGATTGGCACCATCCAGATGCGCAGTCTATCTTCGAACCAAACTACAATACTGGTAGAGAAGATTCTGTGCTAAGCGAAAACTTTCCAAGATACTTAGAGAACTACATGAAACCGCAAATCAAAGAGTTGTTGACAAACTATGGCGATATTGGTGTAATGTGGTTTGATGGGGAGTGGGTACCAGAGTATACTAGCGAAATGGGCAAAGATGTATATCAATACATCAGAGAAATAAAGCCTGATGTTATTATTAATAATAGAGTTGATAAAGGTAGACAAGGAATGAATGGGATGGATAAAGAAGGCGATTTTGCGGGTGATTTTGGAACACCAGAACAGGAAATACCAGAAACAGGTATGCCTGGGTTAGATTGGGAATCTTGTATGACCATGAACGATACTTGGGGTTATAAATCTTTTGATGATAACTGGAAATCTGATGAAACACTTATTAGAAATCTGGTAGACATTGCTTCTAAGGGTGGTAACTTTCTATTAAATGTAGGCCCTACTGCCGAAGGTGAAATTCCAACACCAAGTGTGGAGAGATTGCAAGCCATGGGAGAATGGATGAAAGTAAATGGAGAATCTATTTATGGTACTACAGCCAGCCCAGTAGAAGCACCTGACTGGGGCAGAATAACTAAAAAAGGAAATACACTTTACTTACATGTTTTTAACTGGCCTGCAAATGGCAAACTGGATATAAGCAACATTGGTGGTACTGCTACAAAAGCAACACTTATGGCAGACAGTTCAGAATTGAGTATAAGCGATACTTCAATTGATTTACCTGCTGCTGCGCCAGATAAAATTTGCAGTGTTATTAAAGTAGAAATATAGGCTAATTCGCAGCCTTAATTTCTGGAACTATAATATTTATGGAAAAAAATAAATTAAGAAAGGTTTCAGCAACCGGACCAATTAAACACACAGGAATCACACTAAAAGAACCAGCCGATTATGCTGCTGGTATTCCCGGAGTTAAGGCTGCATTATCGCATACATTTAAAGAAATGGGAGTGGTTAAATCACTCTCTACACTTTCTCACATGAACCAAAAAGAAGGGTTTGATTGTCCAGGTTGTGCTTGGCCTGACCCAGACCACCGATCTAATTTGGGTGAATATTGTGAGAATGGAGCCAAAGCATTAGCCGAAGAAGCGACAAGCAAAAGGGTTGATGCAGATTTTTTTAGCAAACACAGTGTTGAAGAACTTTCTGAATGGACTGACTTTGAGATTGGTAAAAGTGGTAGAATTACAGAACCATTTTTATTAAAGCCAGACAGTAGCCATTACGAACCCATCACTTGGGAAGAAGCTTTTCAATTAACTGCAAAACATCTCAAAGAATTAGATTCCCCAGACGAAGCCATTTTTTACACTTCAGGCAGGTCGAGTAATGAAGCTGCTTTTTTATATGGTTTGTTTTCCAGGGCATTGGGCACCAACAATATGCCCGACTGTTCTAACATGTGCCATGAGTCAAGCGGAGTAGCTTTGTCAGAAACTTTAGGAATTGGTAAAGGTTCTGTCACCATCGAAGACTTTGAGAAAGCGGAAGTAGTAATGGTGATTGGACAGAATCCCGGGACAAACCACCCAAGAATGCTTTCGGCTTTGCAAAAATGTAAGAAGCAAGGAGGGAAGATAATTGCCGTAAATCCATTGGAAGAAGCTGGTTTAATCAGATTTAAAAATCCACAACAGGTAGAAGGCATTGCTGGCGGTGGTACTTCATTGACAGATATTTTTTTACAGGTTAAAGTCAATCAAGATGTACCACTTCTAAAGCTGATTATAAAAAAACTGGCTAAACTTGAGAAGGAGCAAGGTGGTGTTTTCGATCAGGAATTTATCAAAGAAAAAACCAGTGGCTATGATGCTTTGCTGGCAGATTTAGAAAATTACAATGAAGCTGATCTTTTAAATCAATGTGGAGTTAGTGCTCAACTCATAGATGAAGCCGTTGAATTATTGACTCAAAAGAAGAAGATTATTATTTGCTGGGCAATGGGTTTAACCCAACATAAAAATGGAGTTGAAAACATCAAAGAATGTGTAAACCTACTTTTGCTAAAAGGAAGCATTGGTAAACCAGGAGCAGGAACTTGCCCGGTAAGAGGGCATAGCAATGTGCAGGGAGATAGAACAGTGGGAATTATGCACTATGTGTCTCCTAAATTAAACTCAGCCATTGAAAATACATTTGGTTTTGCTCCACCAACTAAAGCAGGTGTAGATGTAGTAAGGGCGATTGAAGCCATGCACGAAGGAAAAACCAAAGTGTTCTTGGCACTAGGTGGTAACTTCTTATCTGCTGCTTCTGATACATTATATACTGCCGAAGCACTTACGAATTGTGAACTCACAGTTTCTATCAGTACAAAACTCAATCGTACACATTTGGTAACAGGCAAGACTGCACTCATTTTACCTACCTTAGGTCGATCTGAAAAAGACATGCAAGGTGCTAACCAAAGATACCTCACAGTAGAGAATAGTATGGGCAAAGTGCATCGGACAAAGGGCGTTTTAAAACCAGCATCAGGAAACCTAAAAAGTGAACCAGAAATAGTTGCAGGCATAGCAAATGCCTATTTTGGTACTAATCATCAAGTGGAATGGAAAAGACTCGGAACAGATTACGAATTACTCCGTACTAAAATGGAGCAAGTATTAAATGGTTTTAATAATTATTCGAATCGATCTGCTTCTACAGGATTTTATCTTCCTAACAATGCACGAGTGGCAGACTTCTCAAAATTGCCTGATGGCAAAGCACAGTTTTCTGTATGTAAGTTACCTCAACACAAATTAAGTAATGATGAGTTTTTGTTGATGACGATTCGCTCTCATGATCAATTTAACACTACTATATATGGTCTAAATGATAGATACAGAGGGATTCACAATGAGCGCAGAGTGGTTTTTATGAATGAAAGAGATATGCAAAAAGCAGGTCTAGCAAAAATGGATCACATAAACCTGATGAGCTACTACGAAGGGATTGAAAGAAAAGCGGAAAACTTTTTGGTGATACCTTATAATATTCCTCAGGGAAACTTAGCTGCCTATTTCCCAGAAACCAATATTTTAGTACCTCATAACCACTTTGCAGATAAAAGTTATACCCCAATTAGTAAGTCTGTACAAGTAAAAGTTGCAAAGATATAAGTACCTTTTGTCGTCAAAATGGCAAAAAAGCTGCAATTTTTTGCGGCTTTTTCTTTTTATTCCAGAAATATTTTTACTTTTAGTTCACACTAATGTGATATTTCACACAGTATCCTAGTAGTCCAGCAGTTTTACTAACTCATTAAACATATATCTATGAATAAAAGAATACTTACTATACTTTTATTGGTGGCTCTCTTTAATGCATGTAATAGTCACAATACTAATGATGGAAAAAAGATTGACGCTATAAATGTAAATGATTCAACAAAAACTGGCGTAAACAATCTTGCATATAAATGGGGAAAAGTAGTGCTTGAAGCTACTGCTAGAGATACTGAAAAGTTTAAGCCCAGACCAACTATATCTTCAAGAATGCTTGGTATGGTGTTTATATCCATTTTTGATGCTTGGGCACATTACGATGAAAAAGCAATTCCAGTTTATTCTGCCGACATAGAAAAAAGGCCTGTAACAGAACATACACTGGAAAACAAAGAGATTGCGATTAGCTACGCTGCTTATAGAGCATTGAATGAATATTTCTACTCAGACTCAACATTTTTTACAGATTTTATGGTCGATTTGGGTTTAGACCCGAAAGATAATTCACTAGATCCTACTTCACCAGTAGGTATTGGTAACCTTGCTGCAAAAAATGTAATCGAAAAAAGGAAAAATGATGGGTCTAATCAATATGGTGATGTACCTGGTTCAGATGGAACACCTTATTCAGATTACACCAATTATAAACCGGTAAATACACCAGAGAAAAATGTAGACATTAAAAGATGGCAGCCGAAATATTTTGCTGATGGCAAAGGTGGATTTTTTGCTCCTCCATGTCTTACTCCTTACTGGCAAAATGTTGAAACCTTTGGTTTAGAAAGTTCTGATCAATTTAGGCCGGCAGCTCCTCCAGCTATCGGTTCAGAACAATTAAAAAAAGAAGTTCAAGAAGTAGTCGATCTACAGGCTAATCTTACAGATGAAGACAAAGCTTTAGTGGAGTTTATGCGTGATGGGCCAAAGTCTGTGCAGCAAGCAGGTCACTGGTTAATTTTATCTCAGGTAGTTTCTGAGAGAGATCAGCACACTTTGGATGAAGATGTAAAAATGTACTTTTATAATCAGACAACAGCGATGGATGCATTTATTGCTTGTTGGGATTCTAAAATGTATTATGATTTTGCAAGACCATATGCTTTAGTACACGACCAATTTGCCAGTAAGGATATAACTGGTTGGGCAGGTCCAGAAAAAGGGATGGTTACTTTAAAAGGAGAACAATGGAGACCGTATTCACCAGATGTATTTTTATGCCCTCCATTTCCAGGATACGTTTCTGGGCATAGTAGCATAAGTGGAGCATGTGCAGAAGCACTAAAGTTGTTTACTGGTAGTGATGAGTTCGGTTTTGAAGTTCAATTAGTAGCAGGTATACTTACAGAGCCAGATCATGTGGGTGACACGGTAACTTTGAAATTTCCTACATTTACTGAAACAGGAGAAATGGCAGGTATTTCAAGAGTAATGGGAGGCTATCATATTCAGGCAGATAATATTGAAGGTCTGGTGTTGGGAAGAAATGTAGCTCACGAAGTGTGGAAAAAATACAAATACCACATCGGGGAATCTGAAAAGGAAATCTGATACATAAATTATATAGCGCTTTCATTCACATTTAAAATATGCTTATGAAGCATAATTACTATCTCTTACTTTTTATATGCCAACTGGCAATATCACAAATGGTATTTGCTCAGCATGAAAATGAGTTGATTTATGAAAGTAGTCCATATCTATTGCAACATGCCAACAACCCTGTAGATTGGTATCCTTGGAGTGAAAAAGCATTAGACAAAGCCCAAAAAGAAGACAAGTTATTGATTATAAGTATCGGTTATGCTGCATGCCATTGGTGCCATGTAATGGAAGAGGAGACTTTTGAAGATACTACTGTTGCTAATTTTATGAATGAGTATTTTGTGTCTATCAAAGTAGATCGGGAAGAGCGACCAGATATTGATCAAATTTATGTAGATGCTAGTAGACTAATTACAGGTAATGCAGGTTGGCCACTCAATGTAATAGCATTGCCAGATGGTAAACCAATTTATGTAGTAAGTTATCTACCCAAAGATAAATGGATGAAAACCCTCGATATTTTTTCTAAAGGGTTTTCAACAGAAAGAGCCAAGTTAGAAGAGCAGGCTGCCATGATTACACAAGGTGTAAAAGAATTAGCTTACATTCAGGAAGACCCTACTGAGAAAAATGTTAACATGGAGATGTTAAATTCCATGTTTGAAAACATGCAGTCTCAATTCGATTTTCAAAATGGAGGCTTGAGTGGTTCACCTAAATTTCCAATGCCTGTTACTTTAAGCTATTTGCTAGAGTATTACCATGCAACGAATGATGCTGCTGTATTAGAATTTGTGACATACTCATTAGATAACATTGCTTTAGGCGGTTTGTACGATCATCTTGGTGGTGGTTTTGCCAGATATGCTGTAGATGAAGCTTGGGAAGTTCCACACTTCGAAAAAATGCTTTATGATAATGCACTACTGGTAAAATTGTATACCAATGCTTATAAACTCACAGGAAAAGCGCTCTATAAAAATGTAGTGAATGAGACCCTAGCTTTTCTGTTAAGTGAGATGAGAGATAGTGAAACCGGTTTGTTTTATAGCTCTCTGAGTGCCGATAGTGAAGGAGATGAGGGGAAATTTTACACATGGACTTACAAGGAATTGGTAGAAGTACTAGGGGAGCCAACACCAGAATTTTTAGCGTATTTTCAAATAACTAAAGAAGGTAACTGGGAAAAAGGACAAAATATACTTCGCATTGCAAGTGAGCAGTACATTGATCAAAAAATTCAAAGGTTCAATAAGGAAAAACAACTTTTACTAAAGAGTAGAGCAAGCAGAGCATATCCAGAAATAGACGACAAGCAACTTACCTCATGGAATGCTTTAATGATCGAAGCCTTGGCAAATGCATACAGAACTTTTGGAAACACTGCCTATCTAAAAGCCGCTGAAAGTAACACTGCTTTCTTAATGCAACACTTTGAAAAAGATAAAAAACTAATCAGAAATTATAAGGAAGGTAAAGTAATTTCTGCATTTCTAGATGATTATTCTTACCTCATCAATGCATCTATAACATTGTATCAGGCAACTTTTAATGAGGTTTATCTCAACTATTCAAAAGAGCTGGAAAGTTATACAGAAAAGCATTTTAAAGATGATAAATCTGACTTGTATTATTACACGCCAAATGATGGTAAAGAATTGGTTTCCAGACAAATGGAGCTAAGAGATAATATTTTACCTGCATCAAATGCCATTATGTGTAAAAATTTACAACTTTTAGGTTGGTATTTTGACGAAGAAAAATACCAAGAGCAAGCCGAAAGCATGATGAGCCATGTAATGGAAGATATGCTTGAAAACGGAATACATTATGCAAGTTGGGCATCATCTGCTTTGTGGATAGCAGAAGAGCCTTTTGAAGTAGCAATTGTAGGAGAAAACTACAAAATTCTTACAGAAAAATTAGACAAGGAATTTCATCCGAATATAGTCTTTTTTGGAGGTAAAAATGAGGGTGTTTTACCATTTATGCAGTACAAATTGATAGAAGGAGAAACGAATATTTATGTGTGTAGAAAGAAAATTTGTAACAGACCTGTAAAAGAACTGATTCAGGCTAAGAATATGCTCAAGTAGTGAAAATCAAATCTAAAATAAGAAATTACCAATTATGTAAATTGTGTTTTGATCAGGTAATATCTGTTTTTATTCTCAATAATTTTAACTAAACTAGTAACAAAATGCATGTTTATGCCGGAAAATGGCAATAACAGGCAAAAAGTCAACCTAAAACTGCAAAATATGAAGAAGAGTTTTACTATCATCATCTTACTTTTAGTGTTTTGGTCTTATGCAGACGCCCAAAAACTTTTCACACTACTAAGCCAGAAGAAAACAGGAATTGACTTTATAAATAAAGTAAAGGATGACAAAGAAAAAAGCATCCTTATTTATGCAAACTATTATAATGGTGCTGGTGTTGGTGTTGGCGATTTTAATAATGATGGTTTGCAAGATATATATTTTGCGGGCAACCTTTCAGGTGATGAGTTATTCTTGAACGAAGGGAATTTATCCTTTAAGAATATCACTAAAAAGGCAGGAATTAAAGATAATGGAGGTTGGTCTTCAGGAGTAATAATTGCTGATGTTAATCAGGATGGTTTTTCGGATATTTATGTTACTAGAGAATTGTATGATGAACCCGCAGAACTGAGAAAGAATAAATTATATATAAATAATGGTGACCTAACTTTTACTGAATCTGCTGAAAAGTATGGTTTAGATGATGACGAACGCTCAAGAAATGCTTCTTTTTTCGATTATGACAAAGATGGTGATTTAGACATTTTCTTATTAAATCATCCACCAAATCCGGGAAATTATTCCGAGTTAAATGGTGCGGAATTACTGAAAGAAGAATATAGTCCAAGGCTTTATAGAAATAATGGGCCAGATCAGAAATTTTCAGATGTAACAGAAGAAGCAGGCTTACTCAGAGCAGGGTTTCCTAATAGCGTGGTTACCTGCGACTTAAATAAAGATGGTTGGATGGATATCTATGTGGCAAATGATTTTACCGCACCAGATTTTCTATATATGAATAATACTGATGGCACTTTTACCGAAATTGTAAAAGATGCGATGGGGCATATTTCATTTTACAGTATGGGAGTAGATGCGGCAGATATCAACAACGACTCTTGGCCAGACCTAATGGTGGTCGATATGGTTGCTGAAGATAACTTCCGATTAAAAGCCAATATGAGTGGGATGGATCCAAGTAAGTTCTGGAAAGTTGTGGCAGATGGAGGCCACTATCAATACATGTATAATACCCTTCAACTGAACAATGGAAATAATCGATATAGTGATATTGGCCAGATGACAGGTATTTCTTCAACAGATTGGAGTTGGTCTAACCTCATTGCAGATTTCGATAATGATGGTCTGAAAGATATTTATGTTACCAATGGATTGTTACGCGATATTAGAAATAGCGATGCAGAAAAAGCTTTTCCAAAATATGTAACAAAAAAGATAAACGAATACATCATGGCACATCCCAATGACCCAAATGTGACTAAGCTAGATGTAATCGATATTGATGAAGGACTAAGTTTACTACCATCTGTTAAATTGCAAAACTATGCATACAAAAACAAAGGAAATCTGGAGTTCGAAAAGGTAATGGATGAGTGGGGTTTAGATGAAAAAACATTTTCAAATGGTGCATGTTATGCAGATTTAGACAACGACGGTGACCTTGACCTCATCATCAATAATGTAAATGAAAGAGCTTACATTTATCAGAATAATGCCGAAACCAAAACTACAAATAACTATTTGAGAGTAAAGGTAAAAGATGGCAAGAACCAATTTCTTTTTGGTACTCAAGTAGAAATCGAAACAGAAGGTGAGAAGCAATATATCGAATACACAAATGTAAGAGGTATCTATTCTACCAGTGAGAATGTAGCACATTTTGGAATCGGTGAAACTAAAAAAATTGACATATTACGCATTTATTGGACTGATGGCTCAATTACAGAAAAACATAATGTAAAGGCTAATCAGCTTTTAGAATTCGACAAATCAGAAGAAAAAACAAAACAATATAAAGTAGAAACTCCAGAAGCAATCTATCAGAATCTTACTTCTGATGCATCTATTGACTTTGTACATCAAGAAAATGATTTCGACGATTTTGAAAAGCAAGTTTTACTTCCTCATAAAATGTCGCAGTTTGGCCCTGCATTGGCTGTTGCTGATGTGAATGGCGACGGAATAGACGATTTTTATGTTGGTGGTGCTGCTAACCAAGCAGGAAAAGTATACATCCAAAATACAGAAGGTATTTTCTCTTCTAAAGATATTATGCCACTTTACGATAAGGCTTGTGAAGATGTAAATGCCTTGTTTTTTGATGCTGATGGAGATGGAGATATGGATTTATATGTGGCTAGTGGAGGAAACGAACATGAAGAAGGCCATGCTTTATACCAAGATCGTCTGTATTTAAACGACGGGGCAGGTAACTTCAAAAGAAACTCTAAATCTTTGCCTAAGCTTGTAATTAGCAGTGGTAAAGTAATCGCTCATGACTACGACAAAGATGGAGATCTTGACTTATTTGTAAGTGGCAGACATAAACCTCAATCTTATCCTGAGCCGGTTTCGAGTTATTTACTTGAAAATGAGGGCGGTATTTTTACGGATGTAACTGAAGCAAAAGCACCGGGTTTAATCAATATTGGTATGGTGACTGATGCTGTTTGGATGGATATAGAAAATGATGGCTCAACAGAATTGATTTTAGCTGGTGAGTGGATGTCTTTACAAGTTTTTAAACAAACTGCTGGAAAGTTTGTAAACCAAACCGATGCATATGGACTCAATAACACAACTGGTTGGTGGTATAGTTTAGAAAAAGCCGATTTAGATAATGACGGCTATGAAGATTTAATTGTTGGTAATCTTGGCTTAAACTATAAATACAAAACCACACCTACAGAGCCATTTGATGTCCACTTCTACGATTTCGATAGTAATGGCTCTAAAGATATTGTATTAGGTTATTATAATGATGGGACTCATTTTCCTTTGAGAGGTCGTTCTTGTTCATCGCAGCAGATACCTGAAATAAAAAAGAAATTTACTTCTTATAATTTATTTGCCGCAGCAGAACTAGAAGAAGTATATGGAGAAAACAAACTAGAACATGCTTTACATTACGAAGCCCAAACTTTTGCCAGTACAATCTTTAAAAACGATAAGGGAAAATTCACTCCTATTAAATTACCGATAGAGGCACAAATTTCCACGATTAACGACTTTATCTTCGATGATGTTGACAAAGATGGACTGTTAGATATTATACTTGCAGGTAACTTATATGTTGCAGAAGTGGAAACACCAAGAAGCGATGCAGGTATAGGTTTGCTCTTAAAGAACAAAGGAGACTTTAACTTTGAAGCAGTAAATGTACTTGAAAGTGGCGTTTTCCTTCCATACGATGTTAAACAGTTAGAATTAATTAAACTGGGTACAGAAAAATCTCCTGCATTTTTAGTTGGGGTAAATGATGGCCCACTACAATTACTTAAAAGAAAAATTAATGAAAATAGCAGTGGTAGATAATATTCAAAAATGCCTTGGTAAGACTTTATATTTAGGTCTTATTCTAGGCATTTTTTTCTTTAGTCAAAGTGTGTTGGCGCAAACACTAAAAGATTCTAATCCAGAATCGTATTGGTGTTACAAAACAAAAGGTAGTTTAAACATCGATGGCAAGCTAGATGAGAGCTCTTGGCAAGATGTAGAATGGAGTAAAGCTTTTGTAGATATTGAGGGCGATAAAAAACCAAAACCGTATTTCGAGACTAAGGTAAAAATGCTTTGGGACGACGAATATTTATACATCGCAGCCCAATTAGAAGAAACAGATGTTTGGGCTACTTACGATAAACGCGATATGGTTATCTTCCACGAAAATGATTTTGAAGTATTTATCGATCCAGATGGAGATACACACGAATACTATGAGTTCGAAATAAATGCATTAGGCACTTTCTGGGATTTAATGTTAGTAAAACCCTATAGAGATGGAGGTTACGGCCTTAATGCTTGGGATATTAAAGGATTAAAGAAGGGAGTTTTTGTGGATGGAACATTAAATGATGGAACAGACAAAGATAAATCTTGGACAGTAGAGTTGGCTTTTCCTTGGGAGGTGTTAAAAGAAGCTGCTCCAAAAGAAAGCAAACCAACTGCTGGAGATTATTGGAGAATCGAT contains:
- a CDS encoding alpha-L-fucosidase, which codes for MKNKNYLILLSLIVSLFGTACSSKKEEIKEDEQPKMETVNYLEESETAKAARMEWWQDARFGMFIHWGLYAVPAGEWNGTKSDNIGEWIMDHLHIPIAEYEKFAGEFNPVKFNAEQWVSIAKNAGMKYIVITSKHHDGFALWDSKVSEWDVMDASPYKKDILKALADACEKEGIKLCFYHSIMDWHHPDAQSIFEPNYNTGREDSVLSENFPRYLENYMKPQIKELLTNYGDIGVMWFDGEWVPEYTSEMGKDVYQYIREIKPDVIINNRVDKGRQGMNGMDKEGDFAGDFGTPEQEIPETGMPGLDWESCMTMNDTWGYKSFDDNWKSDETLIRNLVDIASKGGNFLLNVGPTAEGEIPTPSVERLQAMGEWMKVNGESIYGTTASPVEAPDWGRITKKGNTLYLHVFNWPANGKLDISNIGGTATKATLMADSSELSISDTSIDLPAAAPDKICSVIKVEI
- a CDS encoding FdhF/YdeP family oxidoreductase translates to MEKNKLRKVSATGPIKHTGITLKEPADYAAGIPGVKAALSHTFKEMGVVKSLSTLSHMNQKEGFDCPGCAWPDPDHRSNLGEYCENGAKALAEEATSKRVDADFFSKHSVEELSEWTDFEIGKSGRITEPFLLKPDSSHYEPITWEEAFQLTAKHLKELDSPDEAIFYTSGRSSNEAAFLYGLFSRALGTNNMPDCSNMCHESSGVALSETLGIGKGSVTIEDFEKAEVVMVIGQNPGTNHPRMLSALQKCKKQGGKIIAVNPLEEAGLIRFKNPQQVEGIAGGGTSLTDIFLQVKVNQDVPLLKLIIKKLAKLEKEQGGVFDQEFIKEKTSGYDALLADLENYNEADLLNQCGVSAQLIDEAVELLTQKKKIIICWAMGLTQHKNGVENIKECVNLLLLKGSIGKPGAGTCPVRGHSNVQGDRTVGIMHYVSPKLNSAIENTFGFAPPTKAGVDVVRAIEAMHEGKTKVFLALGGNFLSAASDTLYTAEALTNCELTVSISTKLNRTHLVTGKTALILPTLGRSEKDMQGANQRYLTVENSMGKVHRTKGVLKPASGNLKSEPEIVAGIANAYFGTNHQVEWKRLGTDYELLRTKMEQVLNGFNNYSNRSASTGFYLPNNARVADFSKLPDGKAQFSVCKLPQHKLSNDEFLLMTIRSHDQFNTTIYGLNDRYRGIHNERRVVFMNERDMQKAGLAKMDHINLMSYYEGIERKAENFLVIPYNIPQGNLAAYFPETNILVPHNHFADKSYTPISKSVQVKVAKI
- a CDS encoding vanadium-dependent haloperoxidase, with product MNKRILTILLLVALFNACNSHNTNDGKKIDAINVNDSTKTGVNNLAYKWGKVVLEATARDTEKFKPRPTISSRMLGMVFISIFDAWAHYDEKAIPVYSADIEKRPVTEHTLENKEIAISYAAYRALNEYFYSDSTFFTDFMVDLGLDPKDNSLDPTSPVGIGNLAAKNVIEKRKNDGSNQYGDVPGSDGTPYSDYTNYKPVNTPEKNVDIKRWQPKYFADGKGGFFAPPCLTPYWQNVETFGLESSDQFRPAAPPAIGSEQLKKEVQEVVDLQANLTDEDKALVEFMRDGPKSVQQAGHWLILSQVVSERDQHTLDEDVKMYFYNQTTAMDAFIACWDSKMYYDFARPYALVHDQFASKDITGWAGPEKGMVTLKGEQWRPYSPDVFLCPPFPGYVSGHSSISGACAEALKLFTGSDEFGFEVQLVAGILTEPDHVGDTVTLKFPTFTETGEMAGISRVMGGYHIQADNIEGLVLGRNVAHEVWKKYKYHIGESEKEI
- a CDS encoding thioredoxin domain-containing protein → MKHNYYLLLFICQLAISQMVFAQHENELIYESSPYLLQHANNPVDWYPWSEKALDKAQKEDKLLIISIGYAACHWCHVMEEETFEDTTVANFMNEYFVSIKVDREERPDIDQIYVDASRLITGNAGWPLNVIALPDGKPIYVVSYLPKDKWMKTLDIFSKGFSTERAKLEEQAAMITQGVKELAYIQEDPTEKNVNMEMLNSMFENMQSQFDFQNGGLSGSPKFPMPVTLSYLLEYYHATNDAAVLEFVTYSLDNIALGGLYDHLGGGFARYAVDEAWEVPHFEKMLYDNALLVKLYTNAYKLTGKALYKNVVNETLAFLLSEMRDSETGLFYSSLSADSEGDEGKFYTWTYKELVEVLGEPTPEFLAYFQITKEGNWEKGQNILRIASEQYIDQKIQRFNKEKQLLLKSRASRAYPEIDDKQLTSWNALMIEALANAYRTFGNTAYLKAAESNTAFLMQHFEKDKKLIRNYKEGKVISAFLDDYSYLINASITLYQATFNEVYLNYSKELESYTEKHFKDDKSDLYYYTPNDGKELVSRQMELRDNILPASNAIMCKNLQLLGWYFDEEKYQEQAESMMSHVMEDMLENGIHYASWASSALWIAEEPFEVAIVGENYKILTEKLDKEFHPNIVFFGGKNEGVLPFMQYKLIEGETNIYVCRKKICNRPVKELIQAKNMLK
- a CDS encoding FG-GAP-like repeat-containing protein — protein: MKKSFTIIILLLVFWSYADAQKLFTLLSQKKTGIDFINKVKDDKEKSILIYANYYNGAGVGVGDFNNDGLQDIYFAGNLSGDELFLNEGNLSFKNITKKAGIKDNGGWSSGVIIADVNQDGFSDIYVTRELYDEPAELRKNKLYINNGDLTFTESAEKYGLDDDERSRNASFFDYDKDGDLDIFLLNHPPNPGNYSELNGAELLKEEYSPRLYRNNGPDQKFSDVTEEAGLLRAGFPNSVVTCDLNKDGWMDIYVANDFTAPDFLYMNNTDGTFTEIVKDAMGHISFYSMGVDAADINNDSWPDLMVVDMVAEDNFRLKANMSGMDPSKFWKVVADGGHYQYMYNTLQLNNGNNRYSDIGQMTGISSTDWSWSNLIADFDNDGLKDIYVTNGLLRDIRNSDAEKAFPKYVTKKINEYIMAHPNDPNVTKLDVIDIDEGLSLLPSVKLQNYAYKNKGNLEFEKVMDEWGLDEKTFSNGACYADLDNDGDLDLIINNVNERAYIYQNNAETKTTNNYLRVKVKDGKNQFLFGTQVEIETEGEKQYIEYTNVRGIYSTSENVAHFGIGETKKIDILRIYWTDGSITEKHNVKANQLLEFDKSEEKTKQYKVETPEAIYQNLTSDASIDFVHQENDFDDFEKQVLLPHKMSQFGPALAVADVNGDGIDDFYVGGAANQAGKVYIQNTEGIFSSKDIMPLYDKACEDVNALFFDADGDGDMDLYVASGGNEHEEGHALYQDRLYLNDGAGNFKRNSKSLPKLVISSGKVIAHDYDKDGDLDLFVSGRHKPQSYPEPVSSYLLENEGGIFTDVTEAKAPGLINIGMVTDAVWMDIENDGSTELILAGEWMSLQVFKQTAGKFVNQTDAYGLNNTTGWWYSLEKADLDNDGYEDLIVGNLGLNYKYKTTPTEPFDVHFYDFDSNGSKDIVLGYYNDGTHFPLRGRSCSSQQIPEIKKKFTSYNLFAAAELEEVYGENKLEHALHYEAQTFASTIFKNDKGKFTPIKLPIEAQISTINDFIFDDVDKDGLLDIILAGNLYVAEVETPRSDAGIGLLLKNKGDFNFEAVNVLESGVFLPYDVKQLELIKLGTEKSPAFLVGVNDGPLQLLKRKINENSSGR
- a CDS encoding carbohydrate-binding family 9-like protein, with protein sequence MKIAVVDNIQKCLGKTLYLGLILGIFFFSQSVLAQTLKDSNPESYWCYKTKGSLNIDGKLDESSWQDVEWSKAFVDIEGDKKPKPYFETKVKMLWDDEYLYIAAQLEETDVWATYDKRDMVIFHENDFEVFIDPDGDTHEYYEFEINALGTFWDLMLVKPYRDGGYGLNAWDIKGLKKGVFVDGTLNDGTDKDKSWTVELAFPWEVLKEAAPKESKPTAGDYWRIDFSRVHWRTEWKDGKYQKIINPETGKNYPEYNWVWSPQGVIAMHQPETWAYLAFSSEEAGTNKPEKVFEIPESENIKMFLRKLYYTQKENMDKKNKFISDKKALETAAKKSFDTSAYNYTLTAGDSWFRFSVKNGDELWVIREDGKVWNENQK